A segment of the Manihot esculenta cultivar AM560-2 chromosome 13, M.esculenta_v8, whole genome shotgun sequence genome:
AGCATTTCAACGGGTCGGGTTTACAGAGGAAGATATATTTCCACACTTAACAAAAGAGAACCTAATAGGATCAGGCGGGTCGGGTCAGGTTTACAAAGTGGAGCTCAAAACAGGACAGATTGTTGCAGTGAAGAGGCTCTGGGGAGGTACACAGAAACCAGAGACAGAATTTGTGTTCAGATCAGAAGTGGAGACACTGGGTCGAGTCCGGCATGGCAATATCGTAAAATTATTGATGTGTTGCAGTGGAGAAGAGTTCAGATTTCTGGTATATGATTACATGGTGAACGGAAGTTTAGGCGACGTGTTGCATGGAGAAAAAGGTGGTTGTTTACTAGATTGGCCCGGGAGGTTCGCGGTGGCTGTGGGCGCTGCACAGGGATTGGCTTATTTGCACCATGATTGCGTACCAGCTATAGTTCACAGGGACGTTAAGAGCAACAACATATTGTTGGACGAGGAGATGAGGCCACGGGTGGCGGATTTTGGATTGGCCAAGACGTTGCAGAGTGAGGCGGGTGAGAGTGATGCTGCCATGTCTCGGATCGCTGGTTCCTACGGCTACATTGCGCCAGGTGGAAGACTAATTTTTGTTCCATTAAAGCATTTCATATTGTATCTgtcattaaattattttctaattaatttgtttttgCAGAGTATGCGTACACGCTTAAAGTGACAGAGAAGAGTGATGTGTACAGCTTTGGAGTAGTGTTAATGGAGTTGATCACAGGCAAAAGGCCAAACGACTCTTGCTTTGGTGAGAGTAAAGACATAGTGAAATGGGTAACTGAGGCTACATTATCATCATTGCGTGAAGAAGCAAGTGAAAATAACATCAGCCGAACTTTCTACACTGGAGATCTGCAAGAGATCATAGATTCAAGAATGGATCAATCAACATGTGAttttgaagaaattgaaaagGTTTTGAATGTAGCTCTTCTTTGCACTTCAGCATTTCCTATTAACAGGCCCTCCATGAGAAGGGTAATTGAATTGCTCAAGGACCAGAAATTTCCTCGTCCTAAATGACGGCTTCCAATAATTGGCAGGCAATGTTCTTACTCCTGTAACTCTTATTTTCCCTGCAATTGTGGCGCCTTGCGCTTGACTTAGAAGCAAAGGTGAACTAGCACTCGCtctgttttttattattattattattattattatttatctttgCTTTAGTTGAAATTGACATGTTTTATTAAGCTGTACATGTGGGTGTTGATTTCTATAGACTTTGACAATTTACAGGCAGAAGTAGCTAGTTGGCTAATTCAGTTGAAATTTCTGAAAATTGTCGGGCAATTGCTTGTCGCCCCACAGCACTGTGCATGTACATGGCTTTCAATCTTCATAATTAATGGGgaagaatttttaaaatcaagggTAATTTATAAGCACCTTTGACAAAACTTTCGGTAACAAATTAACTCATGAATTAATTGTTGTAAAACAAAATAGTCCCTCCACTAATATTGCTTTTAATTAACCATTAATTAGAGATTATATGGTTTTTTAATAACCAAAATAATCTTCTAAATaatctattttttataataaaaaaattaattttctccattattttaataataaaaaattgagaaattaatttttaatttttaattaagtataaaaattaatttttagtttttatatatgtaatttttatacttacagaatataaaaattaatttttaaaaaaattaaaattattaattattaatttttatacttacaaaatattaatttatatattaaaaaaatacttactataatgacaaataaaaaataatgaataaaactTGCAAGTTCAtccattttgaaaaattaaaataataatatcttaatttttattattaaactaataaataaaaataattttttattaaaaaatattagcccaggaatattttaattattaaaaaatatataatctctagtcaattttttattaatttaaaattattttattagacaaaaattaattttaaaaattaatttaataaaaaattattacgtAGAAATTTGCTATCCTAAAATCAATTATGTGGTTGCAATGAATCATTGACAGAGTCATTGCCCTGTCAATATGAAGCAACATCACACCACTAATATCTTTGATAGCAAGTGAAGTGAAACTGAAGTAATGCCAAAATAAGGTCTAcgtcaataattttaaatgctaTGTGGATTATTTTTAGCCAAACACACATCATTTGACCTCTCCGCCTTATCATTTGGTCCCAACTTTTCAAAAAATCCAATACACccataaactaaaaatttttataataagatAACGCAATTTTGCCTTGTCACAAAGAGtagttttttgtttttatggaaaaaaggaaaatatagaaaatatattcatgctaataatagaaatattaaaaattatttgtatccttcaataattaaattaaaaaattttaataagtgttatttatttattttataataaaataattaattttttatcattataaataaatatttcactaACAATGttcaattttagttatttaaatgttatattataattttacttgTGGTTTACTTATAAAACAACTAAACACAAAAGttttattgaaaaagaaaatagtagaaaacaattaattaaaaatatttactaaacttagtaatttttgaaaattgaaaaactaATTTCTTATACTTAAATTTGgaaatttgaaatataaaacttagttttttttttctaaatttagataaaagagactattttattttcaattaaaatgactatacaaatataataaatttaagcttcaaagaaaatatgataaatttagttaaaaatattctattttattgaaaggtaaataaaaaaaatatagttaataaaattgaaattataaaatattacttatttaaaaataaaaaaaacttttaaaataacaGATAAAAAAACAAATGGAGTAAATAATATGTTTCTGAACGTAGAGAGGTTAAATCATTAATATTCTTAAATCATATGTGCTAAACAGTAAACTTTGTAAAGCAAAAACtcgattaaatatttaaatttaccgTGGTTAGATGAGGCTGGCTGGCTAATAAGGATGAGTTATGGTGGTTAGAGTTTGATGAGCCTTGCTCTCCTGTCTAAAAAAAAAGGGATAAGTTGCATGACCGTCACCTGAATATAACCGCAGTTTAACTAACCGCGGTTAGATCCCACCTTATAAACTCAAGCGACAAATATAGAGGACGGACACACCCAGCTCTAGCATTTCTGCTTCAGGCGTCTTAATAAACGCCATTTCTCTTTTTGTGAAGCTATTATCGTTTTCCTCCCTGCGAAAATGAGAGAGTGCATTTCGATCCACATTGGCCAGGCCGGTATTCAGGTCGGAAACGCTTGCTGGGAACTTTACTGCCTCGAGCACGGCATTCAGGTATAATTTTTTCCTTTCGCTTatgatttctatttttttcatatGAATATGAAGATTTCTTCCATGTAGAAATATACTTCATATTTCGCTAGATTTAGCGTTTCGCTTTCCTTTCTGATGTATACTTGCTGCTGGATTTGGTTCAAATTTCATTTTGTTTGTTGTACCTTTCGCATTGTTTCAGATCCATTGACAGTTGTTAAGCGCTTAAGCGACTGCCGTTAACCAGATCTAACattattcttttttccttttgattTCTTTGTATGTTTTGTTAGATCGAGGAATGTTCTCTGCAATGATAAATTAGTGTTGTAACTGCTTGTTGGCATTTCCTTAAATCTGTACCGGAGTCAAACTTCCATGGCCTTATTTGACTGTCAATGATTGCGAATAAACATTTATTCAAAGGATATTTCACAAGATCTACACGTACTATTTGTGTGCTTTGCTTCTGTAGTCTTTTTGTGATTTGTTTTTCATGCTCCATTTATCTTCTATATTGTTGTCTACTTGTCTTGTGCTGATTTTTTATGAGCTATACTCCTGATATGGTGGTTTAGTTGCAACGGTTcgttgaaaaaatatattcgtTCACATTTTGTGGGGACAAGTTCAACGGATGCCTATCCAGTTGTACATTGAATATTAAGTATTGTATTTCTCCCTGTAATTTTGTTTAGAAGTATGTTCTGCATGAATCTTATGCTCGGTTTGcagaaaataacttttatttgggaaaaatattttttatattttatatgaaaatatttttcaataaaataatttaattttttaatttttaattttaattttaaaaaatatatattaacgaATTTACATTCTAGAAATCTTAATAAGATTAAATTGCGAAAaatgattttgaataatttgtTTGGGCATATAGAGAtcagtttttttaataatcaaaGAGAGGTTCATTAAATTACTTAGCATTGAGCAGCTGAATATTTATCTTAGTTACACATTTTATAAATGCCTATTTgcatgaaaaatttaaaattttttactattttataatttaattcaatatttcAACAGtcagtaaaattataaaaaattataaattttgttaaattatatctaaatttaaaatttgaatcgaCAACAAGTGTGATGTGGTAAGATgatatgtattattttattatattcatacGTCATATAAGTAaatgttattgataaaaaaatttaaaatatttaactattttgtaatttaatttaaaattttaaaaattgatataatttaattcaaaatctctaaatttatttattttcatcctTTTGTcttgatataaaaaattataattttaacttctTTTTATTTGCTACTAGTTCTaacaaaaattacaataaattatatttattagttTCTTATTTTCTAAATACCTTGATAGATAtccattataataaattttattatattttattataaacaaCTAtgtcaatataataaaaaatagaaattgtaTTATTACTGTTTACAGTTgtgctattaattttaatagtataaGTCAGTACTTGGAGGCAAAAATATCGTATTGAAAGTAAacatgattaaaatttaaaaaaagtaagagaatcaaaactaaaaaatagaaagaagGTCTATTATAGTTTTTTACACCAAACGTATAGAaatgaaatataataataagattTTGAGATTTAGCGGTGAAAAAGGATAAATTtagagattttaaattgaattatattaatttttaaacattttgaattaaattgtaaaataattaaaaattttaaattttttgtgcCAAATGtaagtataataaaataatcaatatcattttgCCACGTCAACACGACACAATCTCCCTAATTCAAGTTTTAAAATCGAATATAATTGtaacataatttataattttgaataattttactagttttgaagttttgaattaaattataaaataatgaaaagttTTACACAAATAGCCCTTTTATAAATATTGACATGATAAAATTTGGCATTTTGTCAACCCATTCATAAACTATTTGATCTATGCAGTCTGAAAATTGTAAAGGTTTTGAATTTCTTTATCCTACCTGTATTCTTCACTGTATCAATGATATTACTTCATGTTTGCACAATTAATGGTATTGTTTAGCTTTCTTGTTAATATCCTATGGGAAGTGTTAGTTACTTGGACATTTTGCAATTGAAGGAGAACTTCTTTCTGAATGTATCAGAATTAATCTTGTGTGATACTAATCATGTATGATATGTCTTGTGCAGCCTGATGGCCAGATGCCGAGTGATAAGACCGTTGGTGGAGGTGATGATGCCTTCAATACCTTCTTCAGTGAGACTGGTGCTGGAAAGCATGTTCCACGGGCTGTTTTTGTTGATCTAGAGCCCACCGTTATCGATGAAGTTAGGACTGGGACATATCGCCAGCTTTTCCACCCTGAACAACTCATTAGTGGCAAGGAAGATGCAGCTAACAACTTTGCACGTGGCCACTATACTAGTAATACTACACACTTTTATGCTTGGGATCTTCTTACCGGTATCTATCATTGATTGCGGCTGacttctctcttctctctctctctcgcagTTGGAAAGGAGATCGTTGACCTTTGCTTGGATCGTATCCGAAAGCTTGCTGACAACTGCACTGGCCTTCAAGGGTTCTTGGTGTTCAATGCTGTTGGTGGAGGCACTGGATCAGGTCTTGGCTCCCTTCTGTTGGAACGTCTGTCAGTGGATTATGGCAAGAAATCCAAGCTAGGGTTTACTGTCTATCCCTCACCACAGGTTTCAACATCTGTTGTTGAACCATACAACAGTGTCCTTTCAACCCACTCCCTTCTGGAGCACACTGATGTTGCTGTGCTGCTCGATAATGAGGCTATATATGATAATTTGCAGGCGCTCTCTTGACATAGAGCGTCCTACCTATACCAACCTTAACCGATTGGTTTCTCAGGTATACACTTGTTTCTTTTTGAAATGTAGACACATCTATCCCACTTAAGTGGTGTCTGGCTAACATTTTCTTTGTTTGATGATTAAGGTGATCTCTTCTCTGACTGCTTCTCTGAGATTTGATGGGGCCCTAAATGTGGATGTAACTGAATTCCAGACTAACTTGGTGCCATACCCCAGGATTCACTTCATGCTTTCATCTTATGCTCCTGTCATTTCTGCTGAGAAGGCCTACCATGAGCAGCTTTCAGTTGCGGAGATCACCAACAGTGCTTTTGAGCCTTCTTCCATGATGGCCAAGTGCGATCCTCGCCATGGAAAATACATGGCTTGCTGCTTGATGTACAGAGGTGATGTGGTGCCTAAGGATGTCAATGCAGCAGTGGCAACCATCAAGACTAAGCGCACCATCCAATTTGTTGACTGGTGCCCAACTGGCTTCAAATGTGGTATCAACTACCAACCACCAACTGTTGTTCCTGGTGGTGATCTTGCCAAGGTGCAGAGGGCTGTGTGCATGATCTCAAATTCCACCAGTGTTGCTGAGGTCTTCTCTAGAATTGACCACAAGTTTGACCTCATGTATGCAAAGAGGGCATTTGTGCATTGGTATGTTGGTGAGGGTATGGAGGAAGGTGAGTTCTCTGAAGCTCGTGAAGATCTCGCTGCTCTTGAGAAGGATTATGAGGAGGTTGGAGCTGAATCCGCCGAGGGTGATGATGGTGAGGACGAGGAGTACTAAGGGGATTTTGACTGTTAGTTTGCTTGCTATTTCTCTATCTCTCTGTCTCATAtactgttattattttttatactgcTTTACGTGTTATTATCCTAAAGCTCCACCTAAGTGATGGTTGCATCTTGCAATAGCTAAGAGGCCATGTATTATGTCATTTATTGAAGCAACAGCAAAAGTTTTTGTTATGAATTTGCACCCCCTATTAGACATCTTGGTGGATGGAATGTTTCTTTTAGATGATATTTTTTACTGGTGTCATTATTTTGTTGGTAGAAAATGAATGCATTTG
Coding sequences within it:
- the LOC110630552 gene encoding LOW QUALITY PROTEIN: tubulin alpha-2 chain-like (The sequence of the model RefSeq protein was modified relative to this genomic sequence to represent the inferred CDS: deleted 1 base in 1 codon) produces the protein MRECISIHIGQAGIQVGNACWELYCLEHGIQPDGQMPSDKTVGGGDDAFNTFFSETGAGKHVPRAVFVDLEPTVIDEVRTGTYRQLFHPEQLISGKEDAANNFARGHYTIGKEIVDLCLDRIRKLADNCTGLQGFLVFNAVGGGTGSGLGSLLLERLSVDYGKKSKLGFTVYPSPQVSTSVVEPYNSVLSTHSLLEHTDVAVLLDNEAIYDICRRSLDIERPTYTNLNRLVSQVISSLTASLRFDGALNVDVTEFQTNLVPYPRIHFMLSSYAPVISAEKAYHEQLSVAEITNSAFEPSSMMAKCDPRHGKYMACCLMYRGDVVPKDVNAAVATIKTKRTIQFVDWCPTGFKCGINYQPPTVVPGGDLAKVQRAVCMISNSTSVAEVFSRIDHKFDLMYAKRAFVHWYVGEGMEEGEFSEAREDLAALEKDYEEVGAESAEGDDGEDEEY